Proteins found in one Nitrospirota bacterium genomic segment:
- a CDS encoding type II toxin-antitoxin system Phd/YefM family antitoxin, which yields MHMINIHDAKTHLSAILKRVESGEDILIAKAGKPIARISPVFALSAKRKPGSAKGKVVMSRNFLKPLPEGLLKEFDK from the coding sequence ATGCATATGATAAACATACATGATGCAAAAACACACCTGTCTGCAATTTTGAAGCGCGTCGAGAGCGGCGAGGATATATTGATTGCCAAAGCGGGTAAACCCATTGCCCGTATAAGTCCTGTTTTCGCTCTGTCAGCCAAAAGAAAGCCAGGGAGTGCAAAGGGCAAGGTTGTAATGTCCCGGAACTTCCTGAAACCACTGCCTGAAGGACTTTTGAAGGAATTTGATAAGTGA
- a CDS encoding class I SAM-dependent methyltransferase: MSHNPDPAQLLVEFLPLLQKGRALDVAMGKGRNALFLASHGFKVTGLEKDKESIDVCRASARDTGLNIEIRETDLEDMASYKIENSSYDLVICFCYMQRNLIPLMKEALKPGGIIIYETFLIDEHLTTGHPKRREFCFEHNELLHNFRDFRIMYYREGQDANGTYKASLVAQKN, encoded by the coding sequence GTGTCTCATAACCCTGATCCTGCACAGCTACTCGTTGAGTTTCTACCCCTTCTGCAAAAAGGCAGGGCCCTCGATGTGGCAATGGGAAAGGGCCGGAATGCACTCTTTCTTGCATCACATGGCTTCAAAGTGACCGGACTTGAAAAGGATAAGGAATCAATTGATGTGTGCAGGGCAAGTGCCAGGGATACCGGGCTCAATATTGAAATCCGGGAGACAGACCTGGAAGATATGGCATCATACAAAATAGAGAACTCTTCATATGACCTCGTCATCTGCTTCTGCTACATGCAACGGAACCTTATCCCTTTGATGAAAGAGGCGCTGAAGCCTGGCGGCATCATCATATACGAAACGTTCCTGATAGATGAACACCTGACAACCGGCCATCCAAAACGTCGCGAATTCTGCTTTGAGCACAATGAACTTCTACACAACTTCCGGGATTTCCGCATCATGTACTACAGGGAGGGACAGGACGCCAATGGGACATACAAGGCAAGCCTTGTGGCACAGAAGAATTAG
- the lsrF gene encoding 3-hydroxy-5-phosphonooxypentane-2,4-dione thiolase has translation MDWGMKNRLAQIIKPDGKCMFMPIDHGYFQGPTSKLEKPGETIKPLLPYSDALFVTRGVLRSCVEPGNSIPVILRVSGGTSMVGKDLANEGITTSIKEAVRLNAAAVGMSVFIGSEYERQTLLNLGQLVNDAEEYGIPVMAVTAVGRELEKRDARYLGLCCRIAAELGAKVVKTYWCEDFDKVVNGCPVPVVIAGGPKVDTEKEVFEFVHDGMQRGAIGINLGRNIWQSPHPVPMIRALRHIIHENGTVEGAVEVFNNARKDTKTA, from the coding sequence ATGGACTGGGGGATGAAGAACCGTTTGGCGCAGATTATAAAACCGGATGGCAAATGCATGTTTATGCCGATTGATCATGGATATTTTCAGGGGCCGACATCGAAGCTGGAAAAACCGGGTGAGACCATTAAGCCGCTTCTCCCATACAGCGACGCCCTGTTTGTGACAAGGGGCGTGCTGCGCTCATGTGTGGAGCCTGGCAATTCCATCCCGGTTATATTAAGGGTGTCAGGCGGTACGAGCATGGTAGGAAAGGACCTGGCGAATGAGGGCATAACCACTTCTATAAAAGAGGCCGTGCGCCTCAATGCTGCGGCAGTAGGTATGTCGGTATTTATCGGGAGCGAGTACGAGCGCCAGACACTGCTAAATCTCGGACAGCTTGTGAATGATGCGGAGGAGTACGGCATCCCTGTAATGGCAGTGACGGCAGTCGGAAGGGAGCTTGAAAAGCGCGATGCCCGCTACCTCGGCCTCTGCTGCAGGATTGCCGCAGAACTCGGCGCAAAGGTCGTTAAGACCTACTGGTGCGAGGATTTTGATAAGGTAGTAAACGGATGTCCTGTTCCTGTAGTTATCGCCGGGGGGCCGAAGGTGGACACAGAGAAAGAGGTGTTTGAGTTTGTGCACGACGGCATGCAACGAGGCGCCATCGGCATAAATCTCGGCAGAAACATCTGGCAGAGCCCGCACCCGGTGCCGATGATAAGGGCATTACGCCACATTATTCATGAGAATGGCACAGTGGAAGGGGCAGTTGAGGTATTCAATAACGCTAGGAAAGATACGAAAACAGCATAA